A single window of Oreochromis aureus strain Israel breed Guangdong linkage group 7, ZZ_aureus, whole genome shotgun sequence DNA harbors:
- the rpgrip1l gene encoding protein fantom — protein MSTLRDETAADVPVKDVTVDLSRLTPAPAESSPYQHARPRQDISRVSREELEDRFLRLQEETLQLKQDIHKRDDMIKKLSTKLTRLKNNRGRMEQLAAGTAPSSRVRDVEMEEMMEELHEKVRALQAENEGLKQRLLVAKHQLVNSQSQRPTPYDRIQPRVNTGLKKFRDDVSSPSLARPKSTRSLEGGGRPPTGLLPRFGHSLLEEARAEIRNLENVIESQRSRMEELEGASELLREELRRKEAEYEERLLQVRQEQTSKLRTHVNSNVMLIKLQKQLAARSNTVAELEGRYLQLQESQQTLKLSHEAAMAKVDELSADLKNERLKSLELEKQLQSASIARMRMEQLQERIGELEQERDLLKDSNEKLLNSAFDVSQEEKWQLQEQQLKLQISQLETALKADLVDKNEILDKVKAERDTNEKLKEANQKLEVQFLQQKQQLEELNERLKFYSRGSDYDVAELTEALLLVKTRKSQTSGDLGFLREAEEETGSTSMENAVKELRAAHAETIQELEKTRSLLSMENRISQGYKAELDAALRKMDADKLEYDQKLERQAQLLDARATKIRKLEAQLRDIAYGTKTYSVKVDATAEDEADESAETVHLEGGENLLELQIVGVTLSDSALQMLGEAEPATFCTYAFYVFELHATPVMTGRSPKYDFTSKYVVSVDDHFLDYLHRGAVRVELHEALGLDWRTLAAGELRLQQLLEQDGKVHGSVALVGSRDEARSFGSLEFWLRLRVPMMETLRLYREKMKGPPPTTSGWNELFITVRRCSGLQPRGSRQPSPYVVYKFFHFPDHPTATVHDRQDPDFNDLRSFSVSMDADLDWYLKSELLQFYVFDYKEEQMDTYLGKAGVPLRTLTHDESLTGVFLLADPSGLPAGNIEVTLKWKVSYIHPVDAMEDEPRFTPVEETSEAKRQPEGEDTRRHPAESQAPLPKPRPKTQVKGMPPAKKVTFVEGTAANQQLDALSSAARGAETLPAGPVQVLSKGAAEEEDNEGESEVSEGQLVAVIAASYSDDSEISEEIIEDVEDVPAAAEDSAQSDSDDCIVPSPATARKVSERVRVEIMCLSLRAESRVARDTSVVRLFVEYSFLDLPTEETPLSLPKPPPGHSINYNYSKVIPVDAEKNAARRRLLRGVLQGRNPHMERIRFTVVSEPPEEEEQERECEDVGVAFLRIPDILEKRRDVTEERLNVLDVEDSSEVVGTLTVSMEGLEALRSIMEEEEEAAQAV, from the exons ATGTCCACCCTCCGGGATGAGACGGCAGCAGATGTGCCGGTCAAGGACGTCACGGTGGACCTCTCCAGGCTCACACCAGCTCCAGCAG AGTCATCGCCCTATCAGCACGCCCGGCCGCGGCAGGACATCTCGCGTGTGTCCCGGGAGGAGCTGGAGGACCGCTTCCTGCGGCTGCAGGAGGAGACGCTGCAGCTCAAACAGGACATCCACAAACGGGATGATATGATCAAGAA GCTAAGCACGAAGCTGACGAGGCTGAAGAACAATCGTGGCCGCATGGAGCAGCTGGCAGCAGGGAcggccccgtcctccagggtcCGAGATGTGGAGATGGAGGAGATGATGGAGGAGCTCCACGAGAAGGTCCGGGCCCTGCAGGCTGAGAACGAAGGGCTGAAACAGCGCCTCCTGGTGGCAAAACATCAACTCGTCAACTCTCAGAGCCAGAGGCCGACGCCATACGACCGCATCCAGCCGCGAGTCAACACGGGGTTAAAGAAGTTCAGAGACGACGTGTCGTCTCCGTCTTTAGCACGACCTAAAA GTACGAGGAGTTTAGAGGGAGGAGGGCGACCTCCGACTGGCCTGCTGCCTCGCTTTGGGCACAGTCTGCTTGAGGAGGCCAGAGCAGAGATCCGCAACCT AGAGAACGTGATCGAGTCCCAGCGGAGCCGCATGGAGGAGCTGGAAGGTGCGTCGGAGCTGCTGAGGGAGGAGCTGAGGAGGAAGGAGGCTGAGTACGAAGAGAGACTCCTGCAGGTCCGGCAGGAGCAGACCTCCAAACTGAG GACGCACGTCAACAGCAACGTGATGCTGATCAAACTGCAGAAGCAGCTGGCAGCGAGATCCAACACCGTGGCCGAGCTGGAGGGGCGATATCTGCAGCTGCAGGAG AGTCAGCAAACGCTAAAGCTCAGTCATGAAGCGGCGATGGCGAAGGTGGACGAGCTGTCGGCGGATCTGAAAAACGAGCGGCTGAAGAGTTTGGAGCTGGAGAAGCAGCTGCAGAGTGCCAGCATCGCCAGGATGAGGATGGAGCAG CTGCAGGAGAGGATCGGCGagctggagcaggagagagACCTGCTGAAGGACAGCAACGAGAAGCTGCTGAACAG CGCCTTTGACGTCTCTCAGGAGGAGAAATGGCAGCTTCaggagcagcagctgaagctTCAGATCTCTCAGCTAGAGACAGCGCTCAAGGCCGACCTCGTCGACAAAAACGAGATCCTCGACAAAGTCAAGGCCGAGAGAG ACACAAACGAGAAGCTGAAAGAAGCAAATCAGAAACTGGAGGTGCAGTTCctgcagcagaagcagcagctggaggagcTGAATGAGCGGCTCAAGTTTTACAGTCGG GGGAGCGACTATGACGTGGCCGAACTCACCGAGGCGCTGCTGCTCGTCAAA ACACGTAAATCCCAGACGAGTGGAGATCTGGGCTTCCTGAGGGAGGCGGAGGAGGAAACGGGCAGCACCAGCATGGAAAACGCCGTTAAGGAGCTGCGAGCCGCTCACGCCGAAACCATCCAGGAGCTGGAAAAGACCCGGAGCCTCCTGAGCATGGAAAACCGGATCAGCCAAGGCTACAAG GCCGAGCTGGACGCCGCGCTACGCAAGATGGATGCCGACAAACTCGAATACGACCAGAAGCTAGAACGCCAGGCTCAGCTGCTGGACGCCAGGGCAACGAAGATCAGGAAACTGGAAG CTCAGCTCAGAGACATCGCCTACGGGACCAAAACCTACAGCGTCAAAGTGGACGCCACAGCCGAGGACGAGGCCGACGAGTCCGCCGAAACAGTTCACCTGGAGGGTGGAGAAAACCTGCTGGAGCTTCAGATAGTGGGCGTCACGCTGTCTGACTCTGCCCTGCAGATGCTGGGCGAAGCTGAGCCCGCCACCTTCTGTACGTACGCCTTTTACGTGTTCGAGCTGCACGCCACACCGGTGATGACGGGCCGCAGTCCGAAATACGACTTCACTTCTAAGTACGTGGTTAGCGTGGACGACCACTTCCTCGACTACCTCCACAGGGGCGCGGTGAGGGTGGAGCTGCACGAAGCGCTCGGTCTGGACTGGAGGACACTAGCGGCCGGCGAGCTTcgtctgcagcagctgctggagCAGGACGGGAAGGTTCACGGCAGCGTGGCGCTTGTCG GGTCGCGTGACGAGGCGCGCTCCTTTGGCTCCTTGGAGTTCTGGCTCAGGCTGAGGGTCCCCATGATGGAGACGCTGCGACTGTACCGAGAGAAGATGAAGGGG CCTCCGCCAACGACCAGCGGCTGGAACGAGCTCTTCATCACCGTCCGCCGCTGCTCCGGCCTTCAGCCGCGAGGCTCCCGGCAGCCGAGCCCCTACGTCGTCTACAAGTTCTTTCACTTTCCCGACCACCCCACCGCCACCGTTCACGACCGCCAGGACCCCGACTTCAACGACCTCAGGTCATTCTCCGTCTCGATGGATGCGGACCTGGACTGGTACCTGAAGTCCGAGCTCCTTCAGTTCTACGTGTTCGACTACAAAGAGGAGCAGATGGACACGTATCTGGGGAAGGCCGGAGTCCCTCTGAGGACGCTGACCCACGACGAGAGCCTCACAG GTGTGTTTTTGCTGGCTGATCCCTCTGGACTCCCCGCCGGGAACATCGAAGTGACTCTGAAGTGGAAGGTCTCCTACATCCACCCGGTGGACGCCATGGAGGACGAGCCCAGGTTTACTCCTGTGGAGGAAACGTCAGAGGCCAAACGACAGCCGGAGGGCGAGGATACCCGCCGTCATCCCGCTGAATCTCAG GCCCCGCTGCCCAAACCAAGACCGAAGACTCAGGTGAAGGGAATGCCCCCCGCCAAAAAAGTCACGTTTGTAGAAGGGACAGCTGCCAACCAACAG CTGGACGCGTTGAGCTCAGCGGCCCGGGGGGCGGAGACTCTACCTGCAGGACCTGTACAG GTTTTGTCCAAAGGTgctgcagaggaagaggacaatGAAGGAGAGTCTGAGGTCTCTGAGGGACAGCTGGTCGCAGTGATCGCTGCATCGTACTCTGATGACTCTGAAATCTCTGAGGAAATCATTGAAG ATGTGGAGGACGTCCCAGCAGCTGCAGAGGACTCGGCTCAGTCTGACAGCGATGACTGCATCGTGCCCAGCCCGGCCACGGCGAGgaag GTGTCGGAGCGAGTGCGGGTGGAGATTATGTGTCTAAGCCTGAGGGCGGAGTCTCGGGTGGCGCGGGACACCAGCGTGGTGCGGCTCTTCGTGGAGTACTCCTTCCTGGACCTGCCCACGGAGGAAACGCCACTCTCTCTGCCCAAACCGCCACCGGGCCACAGCATCAACTACAACTACAGCAAAG TCATCCCCGTGGACGCCGAGAAGAACGCGGCGAGGAGGCGCCTGCTGAGGGGAGTCCTGCAGGGACGAAACCCTCACATGGAGAg AATCCGGTTCACAGTGGTGAGCGAGCCTCCAGAAGAAGAGGAGCAGGAGAGGGAGTGTGAGGATGTGGGCGTGGCCTTCCTGAGGATCCCTGACATCCTGGAGAAACGGCGAGACGTGACGGAGGAGCGTTTGAATG